From Pelagicoccus albus, the proteins below share one genomic window:
- a CDS encoding LamG-like jellyroll fold domain-containing protein — translation MKYLAFVYLASLLTAFSWSTGSIKRVKVNYSDDGERVYSNWYYTDFEISRDSGTRLSIIVETYESLVEVATATHVDTLGNTQNVNSASFDEDFGYYYYFLYGVASDEPAGKTTVTVKPNGAVGYESESLTITVKDKRPSAPNLEIADFELNNSATVPEELNVGDRVRLSCRVENSGSSDSSSSVLEYYISERAGNTSQTFSDYIGDDSVSALSSGEKSSRESIYYTVTSKDVGDRYFILAIDPDNEIAETNDDDNEFTTAKIKIVPNVPTPPDEPILLAPGDGEIAVDLEAQRLTWRTADLAENYDVYFGVSPDIDVVGSNVTVNYWDLPALQGDTLYGWKVVAKNDDGEAASETWEFRTVKGESATPTLVPAGLSLSSVNFYPGETITVNYGIDNPGPEREIGLGFSLQYVDSDVLLNDSSNDTTVTVPGYASSVVSRIFVVPEDAESGDLMGVWGLWSDTPGNGQQFGILSHGRYTVGDRKEGLVFIIKDGNGEDYGFYASVKDPYRLADLNFEGNEFYDIIKSFYLTRDPLDPEDVISKEDYVANGLDELLYSITRKYENTVWFPYEGNRVEYAGGLSLTPASYYKVLFDLRWKDDSFRRRSYIDSLRTILAFDGMPAGTEVIEIRGENDGEGIMLPEVSPGLRDGVSSAYNACLDLLESEGIDPSSFLGFDVNYGLLPITEGGVELTKVFYSINKVITNLPKAAEKLKLYKIKNWDKIKRFSGLYEIVGTAFKLGNVSARIRSELILRSYLLTSEDAERRLSILKTAYYYCKGNADQYDPVLLEAIQAVELELQDSSLDLYDHVKVILAEVLLNGSGDSLDLLMDGMLNKKMLGYVSGFLNGATGDFFKNIFEKVSRRRVVSYLETVKDGVVFYQKETGVRTRLASYMTIFSMMTEYEKSFGYYAPSGSDLVYDVERIELVDSVSRMLGYLDYSLLMQYLEYYKVIASDWMAHGVDLFFGIMKYHTDGGAGVVMPIVDIAWDALKVGVYRLNESIFVQMRDMVSVRLAYLSGRFSDLSVVKKFYEERYLDSSDANPDIVGNVMTDLVLYPMPDVSVVAPGLVRLPMIVGGIDSGAPLLFTSNSDYITFEGRELVLEIPESVDVGTISVTITATGDDGMQASVFWEVNVIEEITNSAPSFEDIDIGLLTVGESYSFEIDYWDEDPVGVEIDVITEVTWISVDASDRLVIMPPVDADEGFYKAIIQAVDNEGLESNMILNFYVKTVSKPYVVISTDGQVTDRDGDGYERVLFDGSQSYDLDGEIVSYKWTVNNNEEIFGIEVELNLQLGVNNVVLTVTDDDGNTGTDTVTITVEEIENQSPVFVGIDVYNVGDDDGDGYETIVFDVADSYDPEGGELEFYWEIDGETFTGPSASWTFPVGSGLVILTLRDKSGATAIQDLAIEVHPSTTEVAEHYPLDGNGLTEDSTARNLIEYDIVPSNGLDGLEGNGVYFNGSSSYLELSDPILLPTDPYSVSVWIKIDEGVDLQNARFSIFNQGGAAGEGARSPGLEYYDGLWRFHHYDTEVRMIQADASAVVAGEWMHLLATWNEEGYLELFVDGARVAKSEEPVSFGQELPNFYLGGNVAYGREFFKGTMDELRIYNRELSLGEIHGLAGLKKGLVEIYALDGNGLATVSGTRDLVGTAISSTEDRHGVAGGAVSFNGSSSVLRLKSGLLDGSDEYTVSLWAKIDADVNLSNTRFSLFNQGSYPGGNARSPGLEFYNGTLRYHHFDDALEMLVVDTPGIVNGEWFNVTAVWAADGHLELWLDGVLIGRSESPIGFGQELNNFYLGANGGFESDYFKGAMDEVRIYHRALSADEIQTLASKTLGFAPIADAGEDQVLSVLGCRGTNYVDLDATGSFDLDGRIVSYEWFLGSEQVAVGSNAVAALMTGPNVLTLVVADDDGNENSDTVTYTLLDTPNENPRIHLSDLLGLSEGSFIYAYDMDGNGSETVTIDASKSFDPDGSILNYTWSIDGRSDVSGNYDDSFTAEFDAGDTTVKLTLTDECLGEAMATFVVRVLSFSVDQDGVIASFELDGDGEDAGSGSFDMEEIATAATASRFEQSGEAIYLNGDSSYLRSKKPILNSAEPYAISLWLKADSGVELADSRMSIFNQGSDPGGQARSPGLELAWGRWRFHHWTGELHMIEAAASNDVVENWTHLVAMWTEAGFLELWINGERLARSLTPIEFGQELGNFYLGANPAFNADFFQGSMDELRIYQRELSTDEIVALAAESGEEDEEEADPKPNLQNFILANKASSTDTTSVVFEYLSADGVAEEFRISEDPEFEGVSWQGIASSNVFTLSEGNGIKKVYFQLRNAYGESNVLSDTIQLDELMPPGLVQNIAATDGDYPDRVIVSWSSTDSAATYTVYRAVAQSESMTLIASGIEGNEIEDTDIEPGQTYTYWAIALNEAGQSDVTESDSGFALVKDLSSPVLLISPLEKGRYKLIAFGDASASGYLIQTSHDLVNWQSLDVGVIQLSEESAYEYQLPDLSETPIFFRIIEN, via the coding sequence ATGAAATACCTAGCCTTTGTTTACCTGGCTTCTTTGTTAACTGCTTTTTCTTGGTCTACTGGTAGTATTAAGCGCGTAAAAGTTAATTACTCAGATGACGGGGAGAGAGTTTACTCCAATTGGTATTACACAGATTTCGAGATTTCACGAGATAGCGGTACGAGGCTTTCTATAATTGTCGAAACTTATGAGTCTTTAGTTGAGGTGGCCACGGCTACGCACGTGGATACATTGGGTAATACCCAAAACGTAAACTCCGCTTCGTTCGATGAAGATTTTGGATACTATTACTATTTTTTATATGGTGTAGCCTCTGACGAGCCTGCTGGGAAGACTACCGTAACTGTAAAACCAAATGGAGCAGTTGGATACGAATCCGAATCTTTAACGATAACGGTCAAAGACAAAAGGCCATCGGCTCCAAACTTGGAGATAGCTGATTTTGAGTTAAATAATTCAGCAACTGTGCCAGAAGAATTAAATGTTGGCGATCGCGTACGCTTATCGTGCAGGGTGGAAAATTCCGGCTCTTCTGATTCTTCATCTTCTGTATTAGAGTATTACATTTCAGAACGTGCCGGGAATACCTCTCAAACATTTTCTGATTACATTGGTGATGATTCTGTGTCGGCCTTATCTAGTGGTGAGAAATCTTCCAGGGAAAGTATATATTACACTGTCACTTCGAAGGATGTTGGAGACCGTTATTTTATTTTAGCAATTGATCCTGACAATGAGATAGCAGAAACCAATGACGATGACAATGAGTTTACAACTGCCAAAATAAAGATAGTTCCCAATGTGCCAACCCCTCCTGATGAGCCGATCCTGTTGGCACCTGGGGATGGCGAAATTGCAGTTGATCTTGAGGCGCAAAGACTGACTTGGCGTACTGCCGATCTTGCTGAAAACTATGATGTTTACTTCGGTGTCAGTCCTGACATCGACGTGGTGGGTTCCAATGTTACCGTGAACTACTGGGACTTGCCTGCTCTGCAAGGCGATACCTTGTACGGTTGGAAGGTTGTTGCCAAAAATGACGACGGAGAAGCGGCGAGCGAGACTTGGGAGTTTAGGACTGTCAAAGGAGAGTCTGCAACACCAACCTTAGTTCCGGCCGGTCTAAGTCTGTCGAGTGTTAATTTTTATCCTGGTGAAACAATAACAGTAAATTATGGTATAGATAATCCTGGACCGGAAAGGGAAATTGGTTTAGGGTTTAGTCTCCAATACGTTGACTCGGATGTTTTGTTGAATGATTCATCGAATGATACTACGGTAACGGTGCCCGGTTATGCTTCCTCCGTAGTGAGCCGAATCTTTGTAGTACCTGAAGACGCTGAGTCCGGTGATTTGATGGGCGTCTGGGGCCTATGGTCAGATACGCCGGGAAATGGGCAACAATTTGGTATTCTAAGCCACGGCAGGTATACTGTCGGTGACAGGAAGGAGGGCTTGGTTTTTATCATCAAAGATGGAAACGGGGAGGATTATGGGTTCTATGCGAGTGTAAAAGATCCGTACCGATTGGCAGATCTCAATTTTGAAGGAAATGAATTTTATGATATTATAAAAAGCTTTTATCTTACACGTGATCCGCTTGATCCTGAAGATGTCATTTCGAAAGAAGATTATGTAGCAAATGGATTAGACGAGCTTTTGTATTCCATCACTAGAAAGTATGAAAATACGGTTTGGTTTCCTTATGAGGGTAATCGAGTAGAGTATGCTGGGGGGCTTTCTTTAACTCCAGCTAGCTATTATAAGGTTCTCTTTGATTTGAGGTGGAAGGATGATTCCTTTCGAAGGAGGTCCTATATTGATTCTCTACGAACTATTTTGGCTTTTGATGGAATGCCGGCAGGAACTGAGGTAATAGAAATACGAGGCGAGAACGACGGAGAAGGCATTATGTTACCAGAGGTTTCGCCAGGGCTTCGGGATGGTGTATCATCTGCGTATAATGCATGTTTGGATTTGCTTGAGTCGGAAGGTATTGATCCCAGTTCATTTCTGGGGTTTGATGTAAATTATGGTTTATTACCGATAACTGAAGGTGGAGTAGAGCTGACTAAGGTTTTTTACTCTATTAATAAGGTTATAACTAATTTGCCGAAAGCAGCCGAGAAGTTAAAGTTATATAAGATAAAAAATTGGGATAAGATAAAGAGATTTTCTGGTCTATATGAAATTGTGGGAACTGCGTTTAAATTAGGAAATGTAAGTGCTCGTATTAGGTCGGAGCTTATACTTCGGTCGTATTTGCTAACATCAGAAGACGCTGAACGTCGTTTGAGTATTTTGAAAACGGCATATTATTACTGTAAGGGTAACGCGGATCAGTATGACCCTGTTTTGCTGGAAGCTATTCAGGCTGTAGAACTGGAATTACAGGATTCAAGTTTAGATTTGTACGATCATGTTAAAGTTATATTAGCCGAAGTCTTGTTGAATGGGTCTGGAGATTCTTTGGATCTGCTTATGGATGGTATGCTCAACAAAAAGATGTTAGGTTATGTATCTGGGTTTTTAAACGGAGCGACAGGAGACTTTTTCAAAAACATATTTGAAAAGGTATCCAGGCGAAGGGTAGTGTCTTATCTAGAGACGGTAAAGGATGGTGTCGTTTTTTATCAAAAAGAAACTGGAGTTAGGACGAGACTCGCGTCGTATATGACAATTTTTTCCATGATGACTGAATACGAAAAGAGTTTCGGTTATTATGCACCCTCTGGTAGTGATCTTGTTTATGATGTTGAACGGATTGAGCTAGTGGATTCGGTTAGCCGCATGTTAGGGTATTTGGATTATTCGCTTTTAATGCAATATCTGGAGTATTATAAAGTTATTGCGAGTGACTGGATGGCTCATGGTGTTGATTTGTTTTTCGGAATAATGAAATATCATACAGACGGAGGAGCTGGTGTTGTAATGCCGATTGTGGATATCGCTTGGGATGCGTTGAAAGTAGGCGTGTATCGGCTTAATGAATCTATTTTTGTGCAGATGAGGGATATGGTCTCAGTTAGATTGGCATACTTGTCTGGGAGATTTAGTGATCTATCTGTTGTGAAAAAATTCTATGAAGAGAGATATCTGGATTCGAGCGACGCAAATCCAGATATAGTGGGAAATGTAATGACCGATCTGGTTTTGTACCCAATGCCTGATGTTTCGGTGGTAGCACCTGGTTTGGTTAGGCTCCCCATGATTGTTGGCGGTATTGACTCAGGTGCGCCGTTGTTGTTCACATCGAATTCCGACTATATCACCTTTGAAGGGCGAGAGTTGGTGTTGGAAATTCCTGAATCAGTCGATGTCGGGACTATTAGTGTGACCATTACGGCAACTGGTGACGATGGGATGCAAGCAAGTGTATTTTGGGAAGTAAATGTAATTGAAGAGATAACCAATAGTGCACCATCTTTTGAAGATATAGATATTGGACTATTGACAGTCGGAGAGTCTTATAGTTTTGAGATTGATTATTGGGATGAGGATCCTGTTGGAGTTGAAATAGACGTTATCACAGAAGTTACATGGATTTCAGTAGATGCTAGTGATAGGTTGGTTATAATGCCTCCTGTAGATGCAGATGAAGGGTTTTATAAAGCTATTATTCAAGCGGTCGATAATGAAGGTCTGGAGTCGAATATGATCCTGAACTTTTATGTAAAAACTGTTAGTAAACCTTATGTTGTTATATCGACAGATGGGCAAGTGACGGATAGGGATGGAGATGGTTACGAGAGAGTGCTATTCGATGGTAGCCAATCTTATGATCTTGATGGGGAGATAGTATCCTACAAATGGACCGTGAATAATAATGAAGAGATTTTTGGAATAGAAGTTGAGTTGAATCTGCAACTAGGTGTTAATAATGTAGTTTTAACAGTTACAGATGATGACGGAAATACCGGCACAGATACAGTGACGATAACCGTTGAAGAGATAGAGAATCAGAGTCCGGTTTTTGTTGGAATTGATGTGTACAACGTGGGCGATGATGATGGGGATGGATACGAGACAATCGTTTTTGACGTAGCTGACTCCTACGATCCAGAAGGCGGGGAGCTAGAATTTTATTGGGAAATAGATGGCGAAACGTTTACTGGACCTTCTGCGTCTTGGACCTTCCCGGTTGGATCGGGGCTAGTTATTCTGACACTTCGCGATAAAAGCGGAGCTACGGCTATACAGGATTTAGCGATTGAGGTTCATCCTTCAACGACTGAGGTAGCAGAACACTACCCGCTAGACGGAAACGGGTTGACTGAGGATTCAACGGCTAGAAACCTTATTGAATACGACATCGTCCCGTCGAATGGCCTTGATGGGTTGGAAGGTAACGGAGTGTATTTCAATGGTTCGTCTTCCTATCTTGAATTGAGCGATCCCATCCTATTGCCTACTGATCCCTACAGCGTATCTGTGTGGATAAAGATAGATGAAGGTGTCGATTTGCAGAACGCTCGATTCTCTATTTTCAATCAGGGCGGTGCTGCCGGAGAGGGGGCTCGCAGTCCTGGACTTGAATATTACGACGGTTTGTGGCGGTTTCACCACTATGACACCGAGGTACGAATGATTCAAGCAGATGCTTCCGCAGTGGTTGCAGGTGAGTGGATGCATCTGCTAGCGACCTGGAACGAAGAAGGCTACTTGGAGCTTTTTGTCGATGGAGCTCGCGTTGCAAAATCGGAGGAGCCCGTCTCTTTTGGTCAGGAGCTTCCTAACTTTTATCTAGGAGGTAACGTGGCTTACGGTAGGGAGTTCTTTAAGGGCACTATGGATGAGCTGAGAATATACAATCGCGAGTTGAGTCTTGGAGAAATACATGGCCTTGCGGGACTAAAGAAAGGATTGGTCGAAATCTATGCCTTGGATGGCAATGGCTTGGCCACGGTGTCGGGAACGCGTGATCTAGTTGGGACAGCGATTTCATCTACTGAAGACCGCCATGGTGTCGCAGGCGGTGCGGTGAGTTTCAATGGTTCGAGCTCAGTGCTCAGGCTTAAGTCTGGATTACTTGATGGGTCTGACGAATACACAGTCTCGCTGTGGGCCAAGATCGATGCGGATGTCAATTTGTCGAATACAAGATTCTCTCTGTTCAACCAAGGCAGCTACCCCGGTGGTAATGCTCGAAGCCCTGGATTAGAGTTCTACAATGGTACACTGAGGTATCATCATTTCGATGACGCACTAGAGATGCTGGTGGTCGACACTCCTGGTATCGTTAATGGTGAATGGTTTAACGTGACTGCCGTTTGGGCTGCAGATGGGCATCTAGAGCTATGGCTTGATGGAGTGTTAATCGGTCGGAGCGAGTCGCCAATTGGATTCGGTCAGGAGCTCAATAACTTCTATTTGGGTGCGAATGGAGGCTTCGAGAGCGACTACTTCAAGGGAGCAATGGATGAGGTACGGATTTATCACAGAGCCTTGTCGGCGGATGAAATCCAAACTCTAGCGAGTAAGACGCTAGGGTTCGCTCCAATTGCTGATGCAGGCGAAGATCAAGTGCTGTCCGTCCTAGGATGCCGTGGCACAAACTATGTAGACCTGGATGCGACAGGTAGTTTTGATTTGGATGGCCGGATCGTCAGCTACGAGTGGTTCTTGGGTAGTGAGCAAGTCGCAGTCGGCAGCAACGCAGTGGCGGCCCTCATGACTGGTCCAAATGTGTTAACTTTGGTGGTAGCCGACGACGATGGGAATGAAAACTCTGACACGGTTACGTATACTCTTTTGGACACACCTAATGAGAATCCTAGAATTCATCTAAGCGACTTGCTGGGCCTTAGTGAAGGTAGCTTTATCTATGCTTATGATATGGATGGAAATGGTTCAGAAACTGTAACGATCGATGCTTCAAAGTCTTTCGATCCAGATGGTTCAATATTGAACTACACTTGGAGCATCGACGGAAGATCAGATGTTTCTGGGAACTATGATGATAGCTTCACGGCTGAATTTGATGCGGGCGATACAACAGTTAAGCTTACGCTGACTGACGAGTGTCTGGGTGAAGCTATGGCTACTTTCGTGGTCCGAGTGTTGAGTTTCAGTGTCGATCAAGATGGAGTTATCGCTTCCTTCGAGCTTGATGGAGATGGCGAGGATGCTGGCTCGGGTTCGTTCGATATGGAAGAGATTGCTACTGCGGCTACGGCCAGTCGTTTCGAGCAGTCCGGTGAGGCGATCTACCTTAATGGCGACAGTTCATACCTTCGGTCGAAGAAGCCTATTTTGAACTCTGCAGAACCATACGCGATTTCACTCTGGCTAAAGGCGGATAGTGGGGTGGAGCTTGCTGACAGTCGCATGTCTATTTTTAACCAAGGAAGCGATCCAGGCGGGCAAGCCAGAAGTCCGGGACTCGAACTCGCCTGGGGCAGGTGGAGATTCCATCATTGGACGGGCGAGCTGCATATGATCGAAGCAGCTGCATCGAACGACGTAGTGGAAAATTGGACACATTTGGTGGCAATGTGGACCGAAGCTGGCTTTTTGGAATTGTGGATCAATGGAGAGAGGCTTGCTCGTTCCCTAACGCCAATCGAGTTTGGCCAAGAGCTCGGAAACTTTTACCTAGGTGCGAATCCCGCGTTCAACGCAGATTTCTTTCAGGGCAGCATGGATGAGCTGAGGATTTACCAAAGGGAACTGTCGACCGATGAGATTGTAGCTCTTGCTGCAGAGAGTGGAGAAGAGGATGAGGAAGAAGCTGACCCCAAACCGAATCTACAGAACTTCATTTTGGCCAACAAGGCGTCGTCAACCGACACGACCTCGGTGGTGTTCGAGTATTTGTCAGCGGATGGCGTGGCGGAGGAATTCAGAATCAGCGAGGACCCAGAATTCGAAGGAGTTAGCTGGCAAGGTATAGCGAGCTCTAATGTTTTCACTCTGAGTGAAGGGAATGGCATCAAAAAGGTTTATTTCCAGTTGAGAAATGCTTATGGTGAATCAAACGTATTGAGCGATACAATACAGCTTGATGAATTGATGCCGCCAGGGCTTGTGCAGAATATTGCAGCCACAGATGGAGATTATCCGGATCGTGTCATCGTGTCTTGGTCAAGCACTGACAGTGCAGCGACATACACCGTCTACCGAGCTGTTGCGCAAAGTGAGAGCATGACGCTGATCGCGAGTGGTATCGAAGGTAACGAGATAGAGGACACTGACATCGAACCCGGCCAGACCTACACCTATTGGGCTATTGCTCTTAATGAAGCTGGGCAAAGCGACGTAACTGAAAGCGATAGTGGCTTTGCGCTCGTCAAGGACCTTTCCTCGCCGGTGCTTCTGATTTCCCCCTTGGAAAAGGGTAGGTACAAGCTAATCGCTTTTGGCGATGCCTCAGCATCAGGCTATTTGATTCAAACCTCGCATGACCTAGTGAATTGGCAGTCCTTGGATGTTGGAGTCATTCAGCTCTCGGAGGAATCCGCTTACGAGTACCAGCTGCCGGACCTATCGGAAACTCCTATATTCTTCCGAATCATTGAAAACTAG
- a CDS encoding RNA polymerase sigma factor: MSKPRASVECWHSREDLNAALEESLHRITLGCDRALPAAMQFLKRYAYCILNGMLNDRRDREEVFFDSLIKLYRQAGRFDTKRGRALDFYKAILKNCAIDRIRKREPLVYLEIPYELPTDNSLNRDALNPAVNAERNSDIAFLSNEIDRLNCSQRKTIAWVFKNDSTLSEASEELNIPLGTAKSAYRRGLLKLRAELLKTA, translated from the coding sequence ATGAGCAAGCCAAGGGCATCAGTTGAATGCTGGCACTCGAGGGAAGATCTAAATGCTGCTCTAGAAGAATCGCTGCACCGCATCACGCTCGGTTGTGACCGAGCTCTGCCCGCGGCAATGCAGTTCCTCAAGCGGTATGCTTACTGCATCCTAAACGGAATGCTGAATGATCGCAGAGATCGAGAGGAGGTTTTTTTTGATTCTCTCATTAAGCTATATCGTCAAGCAGGACGATTCGATACGAAGAGGGGTAGGGCTTTGGACTTTTATAAGGCAATCCTCAAGAATTGCGCCATAGACCGCATTCGAAAAAGGGAGCCGCTTGTGTATCTGGAAATTCCTTACGAACTGCCTACCGATAACAGCCTTAATCGGGATGCTCTCAATCCGGCTGTTAACGCCGAAAGGAATTCAGACATCGCTTTCCTATCAAACGAAATTGATCGTCTGAATTGTAGCCAGAGAAAAACAATAGCTTGGGTATTCAAAAACGACTCGACTCTATCGGAGGCCTCAGAGGAGCTCAATATCCCCCTTGGCACCGCCAAGTCAGCTTATCGAAGAGGTCTGCTGAAACTGAGAGCGGAGTTGTTGAAAACAGCCTGA